In Providencia hangzhouensis, the DNA window TGATGATTATTAATTAATGCGTTGGCAAGGTTAACAATGAAAACAGTATTTTTCGGTGTTTTTTTCAATGCGTTTTGTAAACGCGAAACTGCTCTAGCAACTTGATTTTGTTCGATATCGACATCCGTCATACTATCAATAAACCAAGGGTTATCAGGTTGTTTCGCTAATAGCTCTGTCAGGATTTTACCTGCTTCTGCATATTTTTTGTCCTGAGAAAGAAGTAACGCTTTACCATATTGTGCCGCAATTTGCTCTTGTGCAGAACCTTTCCCGTAATTTTCAATAATTTGGTCTAAGGCATGTTTTTGCTCGGTGCTATACATGGCCAAAATACGAACGCGAGCTAACATAAAATCCAGTGATGATGGCACACTCACTTTAGGATATTGATTAGAGCGGTTTCTTGCATCCGCTAAACGGCTATCCGGTAAGGGGTGCGTCAATAGGATTTCAGGGGGCTTCGACATATAACGAGTTTGGTCTGACATCGTTTGCATAAAATCAGCCATGGCGTGTGGGTCAAAGCCAGAGCGCCTTAATGTCTGCAAGCCAATACGGTCAGCTTCTTGTTCATTGGCTTGGGTAAAGCTGATCATACCTTGTTGAACCCCAGCCATTGTTCCTGTTAAAGCGGCAAAACCGGCTTGAGGATTCGCCATCACTAACAGTAAAGAACCAATGGTCCCTGCAATCGCGAGAGGAGTGGTGCTTTTCTGGTCTTCCATCATTCGCGCAAGGTGTCTTTGCGTGACGTGAGATATTTCGTGAGCCATGACTGATGCGAGCTGGCTTTCATTTTGGCTGTACCGAAATAATGCGGAATGCAGCACGACATTACCCCCAAAATAGGCATATGCGTTAATATTGGGGTTATTGACTAAATAGAACTTAAACGGTGTTTTAACTGAGTCGGCATTTTTTACTAAGCGCATGCCAAGTTTGTTAACATACTGAGTTAACAGTGGGTCATAAATAAGAGGGGTACTGGCTCGTATTTGGCGTGTGATTGCGTCTCCCATAATAATTTCTTGGTTGATGCTAAGAGTGCCTCCCGCCGTCGTTCCTATATCGGGTAAGGTATCTTCAATTGCGCTATAAGCAGGTAAAACTGCACCGTTCATTAGCGCAGCGATCATGAAAGCCAATAATGGATATTTTAAAGTTTTCTTCATGAAACGTGAGTATCCCATACAACATTTAAATTTAGGGTAAGTACCGACTTTATTTCGGGTATGTTTAAGTAAGGCACCTAAAAACGCGAAAAGTTTAAAACACATGATAGCAAAAGCTATCGTAAAATCTGTTCTTCGGTATAATTTTCGTTACTTTAGGAACTGTCCTTTGCACTAATTCCCCCAGGAGCAATAAATGCTGGAATTGTTTTTACAGTGGTATCGTCGGCGTTTTGCTGATCCACAAGCCATAGCCCTCTTTACATTACTCGTATCGGGGTTTGTGATCATCTTCTTTTTCAGCAGTATACTGGCTCCATTGCTGGCGGCAATTGCTTTAGCTTATTTACTTGAATGGCCGACCAATTTATTACAGCGTATAGGGTTATCTCGTTCAGTTGCTGTCGGCATTATTTTGACCTTATTCGCTGGAATAAGTGCCATGGTTATTTTAATTATTGCGCCGACGGCATGGCAGCAAGGGATTAATTTGATGGCCGATCTACCAAATATGGTTAACCGTTTCAATGAATTCGCACAGAAATTACCAGAGCAATACCCCGCATTAGTGGACGTTGGCATTATTGATATGATGGCAGATAACCTTCGTAGCCGCATGTCAGGCATTGCAGACTCAGTGGTTAAAGCGTCAGTTGCATCATTAATTGGTATTTTTACTTTGGCGGTTTACTTAGTTCTAGTGCCTTTGATGACATTTTTTCTTTTAAAAGATAAAGAACGTATCAGCAAAAGCTTTCTTAAGTTATTACCCAAAAATCGTTTGTTAGTGGGCAAAGTTTGGGTCGAAATGAATGAACAAATCACCAACTACTTACGAGGGAAAGTAACAGAAATGGTGATTGTTGGGGTGGTGACCTATTTATGTTTTGCTTATTTTGACTTGCGCTATTCCGTATTGTTATCGGTGCTTGTCGGAGTAGCGGTATTAATCCCTTATATTGGTGCGGTAGCGGCCACGATCCCAGTGGTTATTGTTGCGCTCTTTCAGTTCGGTATCGGCAGTGAATTTTGGTACCTAATGTTAGTTTACTTAGTGATCCAAGGTTTGGATAGCAACGTTGTTGTGCCTTTATTGTTTTCTGAAGCGGTAAATTTGCATCCACTAGTGATTATTTTATCTGTTGTGATATTTGGTGGGTTATGGGGCTTTTGGGGCGTATTTTTTGCAATCCCATTAGCAACACTGATTAAAGCGGTCATTCACGTATGGCCGGAAGAGCCAACGGAATCACAAAACTAGGTTAGGAATAGTGCTGTATGGGGGCATACAGCACTAAGATGTGGCGATTAAGCGTGTGTATTAATGTAATCAAGCACGATTTCGTGGTGGTTACTGGTTTTAAAATTGTCAAAGACGTGTTCTATTTTCCCAGTAGGGTCAACGAGGAAGCTAATACGATGAATCCCATCATAGGTTTTCCCCATGAATTGTTTTTCACCCCAAACCCCAAATTGCTCACATACTTGGTGGTCTTCATCTGATAATAAAGTGAAGTTCAACATCTCTTTTTCAGCGAAACGAGACAGTTTCTCTGGTTTGTCTGTGCTAATACCTAATACTTCGACACCTTTCGCTTTAAGTGTATCCATTTCATCACGTAGACCACACGCTTGAACAGTACAACCAGGGGTCATCGCTTTAGGATAAAAGTAAACTAATACGCGCTGACCCTGATAATCAGAAAGATTGATGAGCTCACCATCTTGGTCAGGAAGGCTAAATTGAGGCGCCTTATCACCGGCTTTCAATGGGTTCATTACATATATCTCCGTTAACTTTGCATGTTGGGGTTGTTAACAATACTTATGTTGCCTTTAGCATTTAGCATTGTACACAGTTGTTGAAATTTATTTTTTATGATTATGCCATTATCGTCCAACGGGTCGTGTGCAGTAATCTGAATCTCCAGTTGAGCGGGCATATCATTATTGGCTGGTTGTGTTTTAGAAACAAGCTCTGCGATATTACACTGCGAGGTTGTGAATAAATTTGTGAATTGCTCGACAATACGGGGTGCATCGTCAACAACAACATTCACTGTTACTGTCGATGGGTAATAGGTTGTTTGAACACTCTGGGTTCTTTTCATTACGATGAGCAAATCGAGCTCGGCGCCCTTAGGTGGCAATGTCGCCTCTAAAAGGGTGATAGCATTCCAACTGCCTGAAAGCATCATAATGAAGGTAAATTCCTTGCCAAACATCGCTAAGCGACTATCTTCAATATTACAATCACACTCGCTGACTAGCCGTGTAATAGTATTCACAATGCCCGGACGATCTGTTCCCAGCGCAGTAATGACAAGAAATTGCTGTTCAGTCTTAGGCAAAGTCTATTCCTTAGTATTTTAATTATGTCAGTTAAACATTTGATTAGAATATAGCAGTAAAATTCTAGCACTAAAAACTGACTGACTATGAAGGTAAGGAAACCATAAAAAAGACAATCTGCCAAGAGGGGAAATAGACTCTTGCGAGAAATATCAGTGAATTATTACTTCTATTTAAGTTAATGTGCTCGGCATTAACAAAATTCATTAAATTCTTGCTGTTGGGTGGTTTTCTTCTTTGAAATGAAAAAGTAACATGGTAGTTCAATTATTGAGGGGGTATCGCTATGGCTAATGGAAACGCAAATTATAAAGATTTTTTAACGGGAAGCATTGTTGCAGTTATCACACCAATGGATTCGGCGGGGCGTTTAGATAAAGCCAGCTTAAAAAAATTGGTGGATTATCATGTTGAAAGCGGAACAACTGCGATTGTTTCTGTTGGTACAACTGGCGAATCAGCAACCTTAACGCACAAAGAACATGTGGATGTCGTAAAAGCGACACTTGAATTAGCGGATGGCCGTATTCCTATTATTGCAGGAGCAGGCGCAAATGCGACAGCTGAAGCTATTTCGCTGACAAATGAGTTTGAAAACAGTGGTGTAGTTGCTTGCCTGACGGTAACACCTTATTATAATAGACCTTCTCAGGAAGGGTTATATCAACACTTTAAAGCAATTTCAGAAAACACGAGCTTGCCACAGATTCTTTATAATGTACCATCACGGACTGGCTGTGATATGTTGCCTGAAACCGTTGGGCGTTTAGCAAAACTGGCGAATATTGTTGCAATTAAAGAAGCAACAGGGAACTTAGCTAGGGTTCATCAAATCAAAGAACTGGTTGATGATAATTTTGTACTGTTAACAGGTGATGACGCAACAGCACTTGATTTCATGCAACTGGGTGGTCAAGGCGTTATTTCAGTCACATCCAACGTTGCGGCACCACAGATGGTAAAAATGTGTGACTTAGCGCTTGCAGGCAAATATACTGAGGCGCGTGAATTAAATAAAAAACTGATGGGGCTTCATCTTCAGTTATTTGTTGAACCAAATCCAATTCCAGCGAAATGGGGCTGTCATCGCTTAGGCCTGATTGCAGATGGTACATTACGGTTGCCAATGACACCGTTAACCACCTCGGGCCAGCAAAAAGTTGAGGAAGCTTTGAAGCTCGCTGGGTTACTGTAAAATTTAGGGAATTTTAATGGCAACATTATTGCAAAAATCGAAGGTTATGAAGGTTGCTGGCCTGTCACTTGTCGTGTTACTGGCAGCCTGCTCCAGCGATCAGCGCTATAAACGTCAGGTCAGTGGTGATGAGGAATATCTCAATGCTGCGCCATTGAAAGTGTTGAATGTGCCACAAGGGCTGACATTACCAGAACAAAATGGTGAGTATGATATCCCTAAAGCCACATCAACAGGGGCAATAGGGAAAGCGTTAGACATTCGTCCGCCAGTACTGACAATTTCGCAATTAGCGGGTTCTCGTACAGAGGATAGCGCTCAAGCAAGTCGTTTGTTGCTAGAAAATACACCTGAAAATAGTGCACTTTGGTCACAAGTTACGATGATCTTAGAGCAAAGAGGTATTCCAGTTTCATCTAAAGATGATGGTTCTCGCTCAATTGAAACCGATTGGGTCAAATGGGATCGTGCAGATGAAAACGTACCGATTGAGAGTCGCCATAAAGTAACAGTGCAACCAGAAAATGGTATGATGGCGTTAACGGTAACCAGCTTAGGCTTACGTCAAGGTGGTGAGACCATTACCGATGTTGTCGAAACTCAACGTTATAACAAACTGTTATTGAATGAATTAACCGATAACTTATATACGTTGCGTGATACTTCAAACAAAAATAGCATTCAAAATGCTTATGGTATCATTGATGTTCAAACAGGTAGTGATGATACTGGCTTACCTTTAGTTGTTGTTCGTGCGCCATTTGATGCAGTATGGGAACGCTTACCACACACCTTAGAAAGTGTTGGCATGAAAGTGGGTGACCGTACACGTTCAAGTGGTTCTGTGATGGTGACTTATAAAGGTTTAAGCAGTTCAGAATGGCAGGCGTTGGGCATTGATGACCCAACTGTGCCAGAAGCGGATTATAAAGTGCAGGTCGGTGATTTAAATAACCGTAGTACACTGCAATTTATCACCACCAAAGGTGTTCCTTTAACACAAAAACAAAATGATGAAATGGTTGCTGCACTGAAAGCGGCGTTTAGTAAAGCACCAGCCAAAAAGCAATAATTCAACATTTTTAGATGACGAATTAAACCGTAGCTTAAATACAAGCTGCGGTTTTTTTTATTTAAATTGGATGGGTTTGTATTGGGGTAAAGATATTAAGCTTCATACGCATAGGCTGGTGGTTATCAGCTCTGTATTTTGTTTATTTAATGCTTATCGTAACCTATATGCTTAGTTAATTATTAATTAGCATTCCATCAGTTTCAATTTTCCTTCTCTGGAAGGCTAATTTTATCTTTCATGTTTTCACTTAAAACAAATGGACAAAAAATCAGTATTTATGGTTAAGTAATCGTTTGCGTCCGCTCCGGAATTTTATTATCATGATTAGCAGTCAATTATAAAATATTGAATATCAGCTAGTTAGCGTTTTACATGGTGAATTTCAGTAACTGACTGAAACAGAGCAGAAAATTAACAATGAATAGGCCATTTGAATGGTTTTTGTTCTTCTGTTACTTATCTGAATCTGCTGTGCAGGTTGATTTTTGTTTAGTTTAATCACATCCCTGGAGTGTGTAAGATGCAAAAGAAAGCTGAGTTGTATCGTGGTAAGGCAAAAACAGTCTATACCACAGAGGATCCTGATCTACTGGTTCTGGAGTTCCGTAATGATACATCAGCACTCGATGGTGAGCGTATCGAGCAGTTTGACCGTAAAGGTATGGTAAATAACAAGTTTAACCATTTCATTATGAGCAAATTAGAAGCAGCCGGTATTCCAACGCAAATGGAAGCATTATTGTCTGACACAGAAGCTCTAGTGAAAAAGTTAGATATGGTGCCGGTTGAGTGTGTGATCCGCAACCGTGCAGCGGGTTCACTGGTAAAACGCTTAGGTGTTGAAGAAGGCATGGTGTTAAACCCGCCTTTATTTGACTTATTCTTAAAGGACGATGCCAAGCACGACCCGATGGTGAATGAATCGTACTGTGAGACTTTTGGTTGGGTGAGTAAAGAAAATTTGGCTAAAATGCGTGAGCTAAGCTACAAAGCCAATGAAGTGCTCAGTAAAATTTTTGCAGATGCAGGGTTAATTTTAGTCGATTTTAAACTGGAGTTCGGCTTGTATAAAGGCCAGGTTGTCTTAGGTGATGAGTTTTCCCCAGACGGTAGCCGTTTATGGGACAAAGAAACACTGAATAAAATGGATAAAGACCGTTTTCGTCAGAGCCTTGGTGGTCTAATTGAAGCTTACGAAGAGGTCGCCCGCCGTATTGGCGTGCAGTTAGATTAATTAATTTCCTATAATTTGAATGAGATTTTAGCCTGCATTGCAGGCTATTTTTTTATTTTTTAGTTATTAATCGGGCGCGACTGTTGGTTAATAAAATGTGTGATCCATGATGAAAGAGTGGTATCAGTAGTATTTATTTGTAGTTGCTGACTAAGTGATATCAATGTCGGTGCAGGAAGTGGGCTTTCAACTTGTAACTCTGGATGACCTAATACTTCCAGTGGTTGACCATCAGCGATTAGATTACCATTTGATAGATGTATTACACGTTGAAAATGGCGGGCGACAAAATCAAGATCGTGGCTAATCGAAACGACAGTTACCCCTTTTTCGCGTTGTAGTGTCAGCCAGTCTTCGAATTTTCGCATCCAAAAGGCATCAAAGTCACGGCTTGGTTCATCAAGTAGCAATAGTTTAGGTGAAACAGCCTCTAAGCAGGCAACAGCAACCATCCTGCGTTGGCCTGCATGTAAATCTAAAGGGTGTTTATCCGCCACATCGGATAAGTGACAAATTTCAAGTGCTTGCTGTACTCGCGCTTGAATATCACGTTTATGATGTTTTTGGCGTTTTAAACCAAAAGCAATTTCATCACGTACACAACTATGAAAAATTTGTTTCTCAGCTTCTTGGAATAAGATCCCAATATGGTTAGCTCTTTGTGGGGAGGAAAGAAGATTAAGCGGCAGGCTATCAAGCCGAATATCACCTTGTGTTGGGCGCAATAACCCCGCTAAAAGGCGCAATAGCGTTGATTTACCTGCACCATTATCCCCAACTACAGCGACCCATTCACCAGGGTGAATAGATAGAGATAAAGATTGTATGTTATCAATAGTTGAACTTGGCCAACGATAACTCAGGTTTTCAAGCTGTAACATATCGCTCCTTAAACATCTGTAGCAATTGTGCTTCATCGTGGGGAATATTTCCTTGCCAATACCCTAATTTGAGCAGTTCACCTACCGCGCGCCAAGCATCTGGCATATTGATTGTTTCAATGGCATCAAGAAAAACATCATTTAAACCACCTGTTGCGACCATTTTCCCAGCCTCTAAAAAGGTTTTACCCGTACTCAGCAAAAGGAATGAGTCACAGAAACTGGTGGCTGGTAATAAGTTGCGCTCAAAAAAAATAATGCTACAGCCTGTTTGTTCTGTATAGCGTTGTAATTGCGTTAAGATGCGTTGTGTTGCACTCGGTGTGAGCCGACTAAAGGCTTCATCAAGTAACAGGAGTTTGGGTTGCATCGCTAATGCGCTTGCTAACACCACTCGTTGCGCTTCACCGCCTGACAAGGTTGCAGGATGGCGCGTTCGCAGTGCCCTACAAAACGTCAGTTCAATGGCAAGCTCAACTCGCTCACTAATTTCGTCGGGTGTTAAACCGAGGTTCTCAGGCCCGAACGCAATTTCCTGTTCAACGGTAAACGCGCAGCCTGAAAGTTGTAATTGGGGGGATTGCTGAACTAGTTGGCGTGATATAGACACCTGAACCACGGAGTTGTCAGCTAAGGGCGCTCGTAATATCTCTGCGGTTCCTTCGATTTTCCCCTGAATGAGGTCATTGTGCCAACCGGCGAGTATTTGCGCTAATGTGCTTTTTCCGCTGCCGTTACCGCCAAATATGCATAGCCATTGGCCTGCGTTTAGCTGAAGATCAATCGGCCCTAATAGGGACTGCTCCGCACCTTGTGGAATGAAGCGCATTTGTTGTAGATTTACCACCACAGAGAGAGACCACCTTCAATGAAAATTAACAGAACTAACCCATATCTAAGTACTGCTTGGAGAGAGCTATCTCTAGGCGGGTTTAATGTGGTGCGTTTGGCACAATAACGAAAACCACGCATATCTAATGCGGCTCCACGAATACTTAGTTCACTTAAGGTATTACTGGCAAGTGGAAATAATAGGGCAGGTAACGATATAACACGTTGCCAAAAGCGCCCATCAAGAGGAACGCCTCTCGCTAATTGGGCTTCACGGATAGTGTTTAATTGCTGGCGAAATTGTTCTGCAAGTAATAACGGGCCTGCGAGTAGGTATGCAAAACTTGCAGGTAAACGGCTTGCAAACAAAGCACGAATGAAACGTTCAGTCGGTACATACTGCAGCCAAAGTTGAGAAGCGCTAATAATCGTTAATAACTTAAACCACAATGCCAACGCAAATTCAGGGCGGCTATTTTTTAATGTGGCTCCGGTTAATAGCTGAGCTAGCCAGCCACCATGAATTAACCAAAGCCCTGCCGCCATGGGAAGCATAATCCACGCAACTATTTTCCATCGGTGGCGTGCGGGCCGCCAAAATAATAAAACACCAAATGTGCTGCAACCTAGCAGAATTAATGGCCAGCTCAATGGTAAGAAAAGCGAGCTTACACTGAGCCAAAACCAAATTGTCAGCGAGGTAAATGGATGCATTTAACGGACCTTAGCCATATTTGGATAATTACGTTGGACACGTTCTGGTAATTGTCGAACCAATAACCAAGCAATAATGGCTGATGCGACTTTATCTGCAATATTGGCGCCTAATACTGTAATTGCCACCGATTCTAATAAGTTATCGCCAACAGCATGAAAATACGCGACAAAAAAGTCAGCGCCGCTACCGGTTGTTCCTGCAAACAAGTAAGTGCGAATGGGAACAGCAACGATCATCAACGCAAAAGTAATGACAACACCGGATAAAATCACTCTTGGTAAGGTGCGAAAACCACCTGCGCGAGCTAATAACCCAGCACTCAGGCCAATCATCATCGCGACAGGGGCGAAAGCCGCTGCAATTGGGCCGCTGAGTAAACCCCATAATAGATTTGTTAATAATCCACTCAATAGCGCAACCCAAGGGCCTGCTAATAATGCACAAATTAATGTTCCTATAGAATCTAGGAATATCGGCAGTTTTAACATTGAGCTTAATTGGCCAATAACCATATTAATAGCAA includes these proteins:
- the dapA gene encoding 4-hydroxy-tetrahydrodipicolinate synthase, with product MANGNANYKDFLTGSIVAVITPMDSAGRLDKASLKKLVDYHVESGTTAIVSVGTTGESATLTHKEHVDVVKATLELADGRIPIIAGAGANATAEAISLTNEFENSGVVACLTVTPYYNRPSQEGLYQHFKAISENTSLPQILYNVPSRTGCDMLPETVGRLAKLANIVAIKEATGNLARVHQIKELVDDNFVLLTGDDATALDFMQLGGQGVISVTSNVAAPQMVKMCDLALAGKYTEARELNKKLMGLHLQLFVEPNPIPAKWGCHRLGLIADGTLRLPMTPLTTSGQQKVEEALKLAGLL
- a CDS encoding tetratricopeptide repeat protein, whose protein sequence is MKKTLKYPLLAFMIAALMNGAVLPAYSAIEDTLPDIGTTAGGTLSINQEIIMGDAITRQIRASTPLIYDPLLTQYVNKLGMRLVKNADSVKTPFKFYLVNNPNINAYAYFGGNVVLHSALFRYSQNESQLASVMAHEISHVTQRHLARMMEDQKSTTPLAIAGTIGSLLLVMANPQAGFAALTGTMAGVQQGMISFTQANEQEADRIGLQTLRRSGFDPHAMADFMQTMSDQTRYMSKPPEILLTHPLPDSRLADARNRSNQYPKVSVPSSLDFMLARVRILAMYSTEQKHALDQIIENYGKGSAQEQIAAQYGKALLLSQDKKYAEAGKILTELLAKQPDNPWFIDSMTDVDIEQNQVARAVSRLQNALKKTPKNTVFIVNLANALINNHQYKEATTLLNKYTFDYPDDPIGWDLLAEASAKQGKRTEELAAYAEGMALRGNYDTAINYLSDASRQSRLGSYEQQRYDARIDALRKLQLRDKNAKP
- the purC gene encoding phosphoribosylaminoimidazolesuccinocarboxamide synthase; the protein is MQKKAELYRGKAKTVYTTEDPDLLVLEFRNDTSALDGERIEQFDRKGMVNNKFNHFIMSKLEAAGIPTQMEALLSDTEALVKKLDMVPVECVIRNRAAGSLVKRLGVEEGMVLNPPLFDLFLKDDAKHDPMVNESYCETFGWVSKENLAKMRELSYKANEVLSKIFADAGLILVDFKLEFGLYKGQVVLGDEFSPDGSRLWDKETLNKMDKDRFRQSLGGLIEAYEEVARRIGVQLD
- the bamC gene encoding outer membrane protein assembly factor BamC → MATLLQKSKVMKVAGLSLVVLLAACSSDQRYKRQVSGDEEYLNAAPLKVLNVPQGLTLPEQNGEYDIPKATSTGAIGKALDIRPPVLTISQLAGSRTEDSAQASRLLLENTPENSALWSQVTMILEQRGIPVSSKDDGSRSIETDWVKWDRADENVPIESRHKVTVQPENGMMALTVTSLGLRQGGETITDVVETQRYNKLLLNELTDNLYTLRDTSNKNSIQNAYGIIDVQTGSDDTGLPLVVVRAPFDAVWERLPHTLESVGMKVGDRTRSSGSVMVTYKGLSSSEWQALGIDDPTVPEADYKVQVGDLNNRSTLQFITTKGVPLTQKQNDEMVAALKAAFSKAPAKKQ
- the bcp gene encoding thioredoxin-dependent thiol peroxidase, which gives rise to MNPLKAGDKAPQFSLPDQDGELINLSDYQGQRVLVYFYPKAMTPGCTVQACGLRDEMDTLKAKGVEVLGISTDKPEKLSRFAEKEMLNFTLLSDEDHQVCEQFGVWGEKQFMGKTYDGIHRISFLVDPTGKIEHVFDNFKTSNHHEIVLDYINTHA
- a CDS encoding glycine cleavage system transcriptional repressor, giving the protein MPKTEQQFLVITALGTDRPGIVNTITRLVSECDCNIEDSRLAMFGKEFTFIMMLSGSWNAITLLEATLPPKGAELDLLIVMKRTQSVQTTYYPSTVTVNVVVDDAPRIVEQFTNLFTTSQCNIAELVSKTQPANNDMPAQLEIQITAHDPLDDNGIIIKNKFQQLCTMLNAKGNISIVNNPNMQS
- a CDS encoding membrane protein encodes the protein MSKTSIISSRTLTLIVFSIAINMVIGQLSSMLKLPIFLDSIGTLICALLAGPWVALLSGLLTNLLWGLLSGPIAAAFAPVAMMIGLSAGLLARAGGFRTLPRVILSGVVITFALMIVAVPIRTYLFAGTTGSGADFFVAYFHAVGDNLLESVAITVLGANIADKVASAIIAWLLVRQLPERVQRNYPNMAKVR
- a CDS encoding energy-coupling factor ABC transporter ATP-binding protein; translated protein: MVVNLQQMRFIPQGAEQSLLGPIDLQLNAGQWLCIFGGNGSGKSTLAQILAGWHNDLIQGKIEGTAEILRAPLADNSVVQVSISRQLVQQSPQLQLSGCAFTVEQEIAFGPENLGLTPDEISERVELAIELTFCRALRTRHPATLSGGEAQRVVLASALAMQPKLLLLDEAFSRLTPSATQRILTQLQRYTEQTGCSIIFFERNLLPATSFCDSFLLLSTGKTFLEAGKMVATGGLNDVFLDAIETINMPDAWRAVGELLKLGYWQGNIPHDEAQLLQMFKERYVTA
- a CDS encoding AI-2E family transporter — its product is MLELFLQWYRRRFADPQAIALFTLLVSGFVIIFFFSSILAPLLAAIALAYLLEWPTNLLQRIGLSRSVAVGIILTLFAGISAMVILIIAPTAWQQGINLMADLPNMVNRFNEFAQKLPEQYPALVDVGIIDMMADNLRSRMSGIADSVVKASVASLIGIFTLAVYLVLVPLMTFFLLKDKERISKSFLKLLPKNRLLVGKVWVEMNEQITNYLRGKVTEMVIVGVVTYLCFAYFDLRYSVLLSVLVGVAVLIPYIGAVAATIPVVIVALFQFGIGSEFWYLMLVYLVIQGLDSNVVVPLLFSEAVNLHPLVIILSVVIFGGLWGFWGVFFAIPLATLIKAVIHVWPEEPTESQN
- a CDS encoding energy-coupling factor transporter transmembrane component T is translated as MHPFTSLTIWFWLSVSSLFLPLSWPLILLGCSTFGVLLFWRPARHRWKIVAWIMLPMAAGLWLIHGGWLAQLLTGATLKNSRPEFALALWFKLLTIISASQLWLQYVPTERFIRALFASRLPASFAYLLAGPLLLAEQFRQQLNTIREAQLARGVPLDGRFWQRVISLPALLFPLASNTLSELSIRGAALDMRGFRYCAKRTTLNPPRDSSLQAVLRYGLVLLIFIEGGLSLWW